In a genomic window of Coregonus clupeaformis isolate EN_2021a unplaced genomic scaffold, ASM2061545v1 scaf1821, whole genome shotgun sequence:
- the LOC121586139 gene encoding zinc finger protein 668-like isoform X2 encodes MEDASAVTVKDEGGDEEESEDVSEHSTKKTENSANKSAKDDSTDMKLASMRCQDCGQQFTRWEAFKTHLRKHVLEEAMAEEEERRQSIKRALETNRSNSNVESAAPEKKQKKNDDGDYEENSDVDVEGDEEDEEFFDSSWQVRPSEIVTVRPRVAMLSEEEKPVFSSSHRVYACSICGKVYSYLESFRNHQKTHEKEEKKQPTENKCPDCGKVFARPSLLVTHLKVHRPPVPMEPSTLKCDQCVKNFNSLQTYLIHMDLHKQKPFWCLACAKGFRDELSLDKHLQGHNLRRHKCDICEKSFRVPAELRYHYNTHTGAKPYKCTLCKKNFSQLGNLITHRKKHVGVYVGASKTPLGPRNHQFAGRRRVTEMKRLVFTGMGSTEEAEVIDTLQEEEEEEEEEEEDIEVADEKVGEEESGSEESGSESSSEDSGAEEESSSGSESGSSKSDSSDSSGSDSSDDSDSSGSGVEEEEQEGKEETALEALVAEQQKIHKEWECFECGEGFDQESSLHLHYMKHASGELPVQ; translated from the exons ATGGAGGATGCCTCCGCTGTAACGGTCAAAGACGAGGGAGGAGATGAAGAGGAGTCGGAAGATGTCAGTGAACATTCAACCAAGAAGACCGAAAACAGCGCCAACAAGTCTGCCAAAGATGACAGTACCGATA TGAAACTAGCCAGCATGAGGTGTCAGGACTGTGGACAGCAGTTCACTCGCTGGGAGGCCTTCAAGACTCACCTTCGTAAGCATGTCCTGGAGGAGGCGATggcggaggaggaggaaagaaggCAGAGCATCAAGAGAGCCCTGGAGACTAACAGGAGCAACAGCAATGTGGAGTCAGCAGCACCTGAGAAAAAGCAGAAAAAGAATGACGACGGTGATTATGAAGAGAACAGTGACGTAGACGTGGAAGGTGATGAAGAAGATGAAGAGTTCTTCGACAGTTCCTGGCAGGTCAGACCATCAGAGATCGTCACGGTTCGTCCCCGCGTCGCCATGCTGTCTGAGGAGGAGAAGCCAGTCTTCAGCAGCTCCCACAGGGTCTATGCATGCTCCATCTGTGGGAAGGTCTACTCCTACCTCGAGTCGTTTAGAAATCACCAGAAGACTCacgaaaaagaagaaaaaaaacaacccACGGAGAACAAGTGCCCGGACTGTGGGAAGGTCTTTGCTCGCCCATCCCTTCTGGTGACTCACTTGAAAGTGCACAGGCCTCCCGTGCCGATGGAACCCTCCACTCTGAAGTGCGATCAGTGTGTAAAAAACTTCAATTCCCTGCAGACGTATTTGATCCACATGGACCTGCACAAGCAGAAGCCCTTCTGGTGCCTGGCCTGTGCCAAAGGCTTTAGGGATGAGCTCTCTCTGGACAAACACCTGCAGGGCCACAACCTGAGGCGTCACAAGTGTGACATCTGTGAAAAATCTTTCCGCGTGCCCGCTGAGCTCCGCTACCACTACAATACTCACACCGGCGCCAAGCCCTACAAATGCACGCTCTGCAAGAAGAACTTCTCCCAGCTGGGCAACCTCATCACGCATCGGAAGAAGCACGTAGGGGTCTACGTCGGGGCCAGTAAGACCCCATTGGGACCCAGGAACCACCAGTTTGCTGGGAGGAGAAGGGTGACTGAGATGAAGAGGCTGGTGTTCACAGGGATGGGTAGCACAGAGGAGGCGGAGGTGATAGATACGCttcaagaggaagaggaggaggaggaagaagaggaggaggatattGAGGTGGCAGACGAGAAAGTGGGTGAGGAGGAATCTGGATCAGAAGAGTCGGGGTCTGAGTCTAGTTCTGAAGATTCTGGCGCTGAGGAGGAGTCGTCGTCGGGTTCAGAGTCGGGATCGTCTAAATCAGATTCATCAGACTCCTCTGGATCTGATTCCTCTGACGACTCTGATTCCTCTGGTtcgggagtggaggaggaggagcaagaggggaaagaagagactGCACTGGAAGCACTTGTGGCGGAGCAACAGAAAATACATAAGGAATGGGAGTGTTTTGAATGTGGTGAAGGGTTTGATCAAGAGTCTTCGTTGCACCTGCACTATATGAAACACGCCAGTGGGGAGCTGCCGGTACAATGA
- the LOC121586139 gene encoding zinc finger protein 208-like isoform X1, with protein sequence MEDASAVTVKDEGGDEEESEDVSEHSTKKTENSANKSAKDDSTDRDGLFRCLDCGEAFEEEAAYQEHQHEHTHDGPIVCLDSDSQLDGLLVSESGGQRTLCCALCGRKFADSRGFYSHQVKHRNEALKQSTPVLQSTPVLQSTPVFQSVAGPQSTPDQSSGVAKQYVYECEDCGKSYTSMGSFISHTRSHKQASKSVFHELAHLKKKSFECQTCGRCYSRASALDAHRRCHEVKLIPKSRKRGAEKRPPAEEPAIATEDSNKASEQIHGAQENLFGCSCGKTFRAQSGLKTHQRFSHNDKCSPEKLKRKPKKFDCSECEKTFSSYAGMLCHQRYHMKRGGSGGKRFPCEECGKVFTTLTFYYKHQRLAHTEETPAKSFLHQVCQLQKKAFECQECGLRFSRASALQSHQLCHHYVFGGTEKESQTQTSPLPQHKLLLDNKTGTEIFALGAIVYPQDTPQTPVTERDPSFYETDGDAEADGTDDVNVEVISVSTSDGSVRDEEESLQELNPDLELLCESDQDGKEEVDAVLCQTEYFSSTLKSKPEIDLKIVQIDFLPFEGEGAQTEKVQEQDPPKRFNCPECYRWFTSAASLRSHKLWHRVDGKKLWSPENDIFKCNVCGFDTTHRKTYHNHMRKHDGRKPHKSILYQLAGLQKNSFKCEVCGQCFSRMSVLHSHQQQHPKSKAHPCPDCEKTYSNASGLYNHRKSCRAQTPTQNEVPDTKSEVFNPKKTLLGPKVYYCERCGKGFWSLGAYAHHKQNQAQCAHLKEKNEPTVSSHSANGPPHVRGKVACPVCGKKFRHQGIMKSHMRKHENGNHRCELCSKSFRMFSSLLRHQVVHNARILPPPIKSFQHQVEQVKKNAYSCPDCGKLFSRAKALKFHMKSHGYETDYSASSPKSALELEGLRCSTCLAHFINISSLHTHQKQCDKIKTVSKSHKEDIAQHDTVPKAKKFKCPSCPSLFNNLLSLQYHRKECGKSRAIGGLDVKVKGGLEKETQCVVQDLLKTAQSNNSGTEKMTQSVAEKECGEQKETNESQTLKKAATINATDLKYKCKECERSFAVVGALNFHKRIHVLGHKSKVKPKLKLQVAASPEDPKQPKKVEQTTKGQFCCSECGRRFISNAALGTHRRWHTDKKFAGSLIKDDKTNSVGHKSVDEGPFQCNKCGKGFFYLCVLRRHQLYYPPCQTKAEPEPAADTSMEGNRKPSHAEFACPECNKTFVKGSLLSAHYESEHNKPIESADLQVDQSMTMSIEEVPEQPATSHNKSDAFPLKKPKLKLNLHQCPHCDMSFLKVRGLRAHKWQAHSQSKKVKSKGTLAESRDSVAINNLDTKGNELVNESKDLVTENKGTVVKTEHFVTKSKNAVGRRRKKGRPGFKSIPCVDCGKRYSSSGALYNHKKICGVLKQEVKPGMAEVVAEEPSSPTRLYEQTIKCLFKCDKCGKAFPTEEQLGAHKDLAKSRPHSCALCCRGYWTETQLQQHLAWHDEVRRRLPTELRYRLSASVSTGPAKLNVPLPDLKAKSSLKPPPTPPSRPQNSHKCQHCGKAFLSPGALHKHEAQHDSDGSYRCSLCPRTFSEIRDLIDHHQECMGDDKVHRDPYTAVSSRDTDGLTCIECGMCFSRELELHQHYIEHARGAY encoded by the exons ATGGAGGATGCCTCCGCTGTAACGGTCAAAGACGAGGGAGGAGATGAAGAGGAGTCGGAAGATGTCAGTGAACATTCAACCAAGAAGACCGAAAACAGCGCCAACAAGTCTGCCAAAGATGACAGTACCGATA GGGATGGGCTTTTCCGCTGTCTGGATTGTGGAGAAGCCTTTGAGGAGGAGGCGGCCTACCAGGAGCATCAACATGAGCACACCCATGATGGCCCCATAGTCTGCCTGGACTCTGACTCCCAATTGGATGGCTTGCTTGTTTCAGAGAGTGGGGGCCAACGAACACTATGTTGCGCTCTTTGTGGGCGCAAATTTGCAGACTCAAGGGGTTTTTACTCACACCAGGTCAAACACCGTAATGAAGCCCTCAAGCAGTCAACTCCTGTTTTGCAATCAACTCCTGTTTTGCAATCAACTCCTGTGTTTCAGTCAGTTGCTGGGCCCCAGTCAACTCCTGATCAGAGCTCAGGGGTGGCTAAGCAGTATGTCTATGAATGTGAAGACTGTGGTAAATCCTATACTTCGATGGGCTCTTTCATCAGTCATACACGCTCACACAAGCAAGCTTCCAAATCAGTTTTCCATGAGCTGGCACACCTGAAAAAGAAGTCATTTGAGTGTCAAACTTGTGGTCGCTGTTACTCCCGTGCATCAGCTCTTGACGCTCACCGCCGTTGTCATGAGGTCAAACTAATCCCGAAGTCCCGCAAAAGGGGTGCAGAGAAGCGACCTCCCGCAGAGGAGCCTGCCATTGCAACAGAGGACAGCAACAAAGCTTCTGAACAGATACATGGGGCACAGGAAAATCTGTTTGGGTGTTCATGTGGCAAAACATTTCGCGCCCAGTCTGGCCTGAAAACACATCAACGATTTAGCCACAATGACAAATGTTCTCCTGAAAAGCTTAAGAGAAAACCCAAAAAATTTGACTGCAGTGAGTGTGAGAAGACCTTCAGTTCTTACGCCGGCATGCTCTGCCATCAACGCTATCATATGAAACGAGGTGGTAGTGGTGGCAAAAGGTTTCCATGTGAGGAGTGTGGCAAGGTCTTCACAACGCTCACATTCTACTACAAGCACCAGCGTTTGGCTCATACTGAAGAGACTCCAGCAAAGTCTTTCCTTCATCAGGTTTGCCAGCTCCAGAAGAAAGCGTTTGAGTGTCAGGAGTGTGGGCTCCGGTTTTCCAGGGCCTCGGCTCTCCAGTCCCATCAGCTTTGCCACCACTATGTTTTTGGAGGGACTGAGAAAGAATCCCAGACACAAACATCCCCACTACCTCAACATAAGCTATTACTGGATAACAAGACAGGGACTGAAATATTTGCTTTAGGGGCCATTGTCTACCCACAGGACACCCCTCAGACCCCTGTGACGGAGAGAGACCCATCTTTCTATGAAACTGATGGGGATGCAGAGGCTGATGGAACTGATGATGTCAATGTAGAGGTGATCAGTGTAAGTACCTCAGATGGCTCTGTAAGGGATGAAGAAGAATCACTACAAGAACTCAACCCTGATCTTGAattactgtgtgaatcagaccagGATGGAAAAGAGGAGGTGGATGCTGTGTTGTGTCAGACTGAGTACTTCTCTAGTACACTTAAGTCTAAACCAGAGATTGATCTGAAAATTGTACAAATTGACTTTCTGCCATTTGAAGGCGAAGGAGCTCAAACGGAGAAGGTTCAGGAACAAGACCCACCTAAAAGATTTAACTGTCCTGAGTGTTACCGCTGGTTCACCAGTGCTGCATCTTTGCGCTCTCACAAACTGTGGCACAGAGTAGATGGCAAAAAACTATGGAGTCCTGAAAATGATATTTTCAAGTGCAATGTTTGTGGATTTGACACTACACATCGGAAAACGTACCACAATCACATGCGAAAACACGATGGCCGAAAACCCCACAAGAGTATATTGTACCAGCTTGCCGGACTACAGAAGAATAGCTTCAAATGTGAGGTGTGTGGACAGTGTTTCTCACGCATGTCTGTCCTACACTCTCATCAGCAACAGCATCCAAAAAGCAAAGCTCATCCATGCCCAGATTGTGAGAAGACTTACTCTAATGCCAGTGGTTTGTACAACCACCGCAAAAGCTGCCGCGCTCAAACCCCCACCCAAAATGAAGTACCAGACACTAAAAGTGAAGTGTTTAATCCAAAGAAGACTTTATTAGGCCCAAAGGTTTATTATTGCGAGCGATGTGGAAAGGGCTTCTGGTCTTTGGGTGCTTACGCTCACCACAAGCAGAATCAAGCTCAGTGTGCACATTTGAAGGAGAAGAATGAGCCAACCGTGTCTTCACATTCTGCCAATGGCCCTCCACATGTTCGTGGTAAAGTTGCCTGCCCTGTATGCGGAAAGAAATTTCGTCACCAAGGCATTATGAAATCTCATATGAGGAAACACGAGAATGGGAATCATAGATGTGAACTTTGTAGCAAGTCTTTTCGGATGTTCTCAAGCCTCCTCAGGCACCAGGTTGTACATAATGCTCGAATCCTCCCGCCTCCTATCAAGTCTTTTCAACATCAGGTAGAACAAGTGAAGAAGAATGCATACAGCTGCCCTGATTGTGGAAAACTGTTTTCACGAGCCAAGGCACTTAAATTCCACATGAAGAGCCATGGTTATGAGACTGACTACTCTGCCTCATCGCCTAAATCTGCTCTTGAGCTAGAGGGGCTGAGGTGTTCAACATGCCTTGCCCATTTCATCAACATATCCTCATTGCACACTCACCAAAAACAGTGTGACAAGATAAAGACTGTCAGTAAAAGCCACAAGGAGGATATTGCCCAACATGACACAGTTCCTAAGGCGAAGAAATTCAAATGTCCCTCCTGCCCTTCTCTTTTCAACAATTTACTGTCATTGCAGTATCATCGAAAAGAATGTGGCAAGTCGAGGGCAATTGGAGGCTTGGATGTAAAAGTGAAAGGAGGTTTAGAGAAGGAGACACAGTGCGTTGTCCAAGACCTTTTGAAAACAGCTCAGTCAAACAACTCCGGCACTGAGAAAATGACTCAATCTGTTGCTGAGAAGGAATGTGGTGAACAAAAGGAGACCAATGAGTCCCAAACCTTGAAGAAAGCTGCCACAATCAACGCAACTGATTTGAAATACAAATGTAAAGAGTGTGAGAGAAGCTTTGCCGTTGTAGGAGCACTGAATTTCCATAAAAGGATTCATGTTCTGGGTCACAAGTCTAAAGTAAAACCAAAGCTGAAATTGCAAGTGGCCGCAAGCCCTGAGGACCCTAAGCAACCCAAAAAGGTAGAGCAAACAACTAAAGGCCAATTCTGTTGTTCAGAATGCGGAAGACGTTTTATCTCCAATGCAGCCCTTGGCACTCACAGACGATGGCACACAGATAAGAAGTTTGCTGGGTCACTGATAAAAGATGACAAGACAAATTCTGTTGGACACAAGTCAGTGGATGAGGGTCCTTTTCAGTGCAACAAGTGTGGAAAGGGATTCTTCTACCTGTGTGTTCTCCGCCGACACCAGTTGTATTATCCGCCATGTCAGACCAAAGCCGAACCAGAGCCTGCAGCTGACACCAGCATGGAAGGCAACCGCAAACCCTCACACGCTGAATTTGCATGTCCAGAATGTAACAAAACTTTCGTAAAGGGCTCACTTTTATCAGCTCACTATGAAAGTGAGCATAACAAACCCATTGAGTCTGCAGATCTTCAGGTGGACCAGTCCATGACCATGTCCATTGAAGAGGTCCCGGAGCAGCCTGCCACGTCACACAACAAGTCTGACGCCTTTCCATTAAAGAAGCCAAAGCTTAAATTAAATCTTCACCAGTGTCCTCATTGTGATATGAGCTTCTTGAAGGTTCGAGGCTTGCGTGCCCACAAATGGCAGGCCCACTCCCAGAGCAAGAAGGTTAAGAGCAAGGGCACTTTGGCTGAGAGCAGGGACTCTGTTGCCATAAACAACTTGGATACCAAGGGAAATGAACTGGTTAATGAGAGTAAGGACTTGGTTACAGAAAACAAAGGCACGGTTGTCAAAACCGAACACTTTGTTACAAAGAGTAAGAATGCTGTTGGCAGAAGAAGGAAGAAGGGTCGACCGGGTTTCAAATCCATCCCTTGCGTTGACTGTGGGAAGAGATACAGTTCTTCTGGGGCACTCTATAATCACAAGAAGATCTGTGGAGTGCTCAAGCAGGAAGTTAAACCAGGAATGGCAGAAGTAGTTGCAGAGGAACCCTCATCACCAACCCGCCTCTATGAGCAGACAATCAAATGCCTCTTCAAGTGTGACAAGTGTGGCAAAGCTTTCCCAACTGAAGAGCAACTAGGAGCCCACAAGGACTTGGCAAAGAGCCGACCTCACTCTTGCGCCCTGTGCTGCCGTGGATATTGGACTGAGACTCAGCTGCAACAGCACCTGGCCTGGCACGACGAGGTCCGCCGGCGACTCCCAACAGAGCTTCGTTACAGACTCAGTGCTTCTGTAAGCACAGGGCCCGCTAAGCTCAATGTCCCTCTGCCTGATTTGAAGGCGAAGTCATCCCTCAAGCCACCACCTACACCCCCCTCCCGGCCACAGAATAGCCACAAGTGCCAGCACTGTGGAAAAGCGTTCCTATCTCCAGGTGCTCTGCATAAACACGAGGCTCAACACGACAGCGATGGCTCCTACCGTTGCTCCCTTTGTCCCCGGACCTTCAGTGAGATTCGGGACCTCATTGACCATCACCAGGAATGTATGGGTGATGACAAAGTGCATAGAGATCCCTACACTGCTGTCTCCTCAAGAGATACTGATGGCCTTACTTGCATTGAATGTGGAATGTGTTTCAGTCGAGAGTTGGAGTTGCACCAGCACTACATTGAACATGCTCGTGGAGCATATTAG
- the LOC121586138 gene encoding zinc finger protein 628-like yields MAAVHSSEIRQVDPNDELGDPGGVAQKCESSEYKSTDPDNTFADEEDSIPEDSNENRESSIVTDGLASQTEASIALRANYKSNIGNEVVDLTSSEEKAHNTDVSYNKQRHFDWSETEDEEDGTDAKENGNDVRNDDMGITPEVQQDKITDDISDAEDVEKEKSHSDEDMDVSKDTGEEDGKGGEEEEEEEEEEEEEVGGGGEEERTVKRRRCSLECKDCGKRFTRRETFNLHRHFHAHQDELASLTCKECGLTFQHRSSLIKHRSEHQQKVEQPVERKRRRSPQGVHKEERPDLQCDHCEETFPSLSKLRLHTCNCAPEKAYRCPLCRKEFRMKVSITSHMQTHSLSSRPFRCQECHRSFSDCFTLRDHQGSHASLKPYACPECGMVFRHRSVMEDHRRKHTEDTQGPHQCNICGKHFKYSSLLQQHQYLHTGQKPFRCPDCGKTFALAQNMKAHCRQHRRHPHACPICPLTFPDQGSLQAHVSSHETVAGLDKENTNHGVEQKRIFNCPLCPQNFPSPADLRAHMLIHEGEHERMENGACKDWETNSYTCPHCPATYSDQSNMMAHLTTHASARVSVERQGNGLEVGRSAPLNTANIPGRWHREEMSSKPLKCPDCGKSFRHRSVLTLHMRIHSKDKPYQCKVCNKSFRFNSYLQQHMIIHTGEKPYKCPDCSKDFAFLQNMRTHQRLHTQKPFRCTKCRKGYSDENQLQRHLLSHNGEKPHKCHLCEKSFGLAYLLRDHLNTHTGERPHRCQECHKTFPWLGSLLVHQKIHARKRQGSSQPYSFPMAMRIRGRGSRGRSGGRLASGWPRWGGMGQSGMDTPQQTPPYQVPMSRSPEWQRRPAQPQPPMFSSQMDMQQPGERSARRPPPVHQQWRVEGGELRPVPLPNQSQPSQDPERQPAPVQQQPSPPRQPQQVPQSPLIQQQLQLQLQPHLQPQLLQQQVQHHLQSPLIQQQLQWQQQGGQLQPQPVPQQQWPPDRQLVQLQQKLPWLPDALPRPAPPQHPQQWQSEGLPRPPPQQQPGLSASQSLEPPPPGESGGTMPLDNKTPPVARPQNPSPLAVSEQEQHRQQPKPMSWGNTPTTPPAPTPSSVQLDFPGSPIYMDGAALWGGLRTSPAVPTSQSSSNKLGQELKLPRWSSVSVPMQKAVNESSTPPRKEDTRVWDFNAPLVMSPTVSSSEKAGREQNKQWSPALLSTSSSAQMGHSAVMSISSPPSHGLGGSPWDFKASPSHKSGLSQELEQQQQISSSWTNVPTSTQNVPISIQYDPQRFTHGVGPTVWGFQTTPAGPQQQPMVTGTQIIVNQTSPFFSPLPPLPPLSLPGPHPLHSVAVGSLPRPPHPNIFFTPQAVMSERPHMPQTLSLPQLAPRPVPHKLGRLPYAPDRLLQCMICGCSLPRELDLQMHYMQHAQGEI; encoded by the exons ATGGCTGCTGTGCATTCATCAGAGATACGCCAGGTCGACCCTAACGATGAGCTGGGGGACCCGGGGGGTGTAGCACAAAAATGTGAATCATCTGAGTATAAATCGACAGACCCCGATAACACTTTTGCTGATGAAGAAGACAGTATTCCTGAGGATTCCAATGAAAATAGAGAATCTAGTATTGTTACCGATGGGCTTGCTAGCCAGACTGAAGCTAGCATTGCGCTTCGAGCTAATTATAAATCAAATATAGGTAATGAGGTGGTCGATTTAACATCTTCTGAAGAAAAGGCCCACAACACCGATGTTTCCTACAACAAGCAGCGGCATTTCGATTGGTCTGAGACGGAGGACGAGGAAGACGGCACGGATGCAAAAGAGAATGGAAACGACG TGCGTAATGATGATATGGGGATAACTCCTGAGGTGCAGCAGGATAAGATTACTGACGATATCTCAGATGCAGAGGATGTGGAAAAAGAAAAATCACATTCTGACGAGGATATGGATGTATCAAAAGACACGGGTGAAGAAGATggtaaaggaggagaggaggaggaggaagaagaagaagaagaagaagaggaagtaggaggaggaggagaagaggagcgaaCAGTGAAACGGAGGAGATGTAGTCTGGAGTGCAAAGATTGTGGGAAGAGGTTCACCCGTCGGGAGACATTCAACCTGCATCGTCACTTCCATGCTCACCAGGATGAACTGGCCTCACTCACCTGTAAGGAGTGCGGCCTTACCTTCCAGCACCGCAGCAGCCTCATCAAGCACCGCAGTGAGCACCAACAGAAGGTTGAACAGCCTGTGGAGcggaagaggagaaggagcccaCAGGGAGTCCACAAGGAGGAGAGGCCAGATCTCCAGTGTGACCACTGTGAAGAGACTTTCCCATCACTGAGCAAACTGAGGCTCCACACCTGCAACTGTGCCCCAGAAAAGGCTTACCGCTGCCCCCTGTGCCGCAAAGAGTTCCGCATGAAGGTCTCCATCACCAGCCACATGCAGACCCACTCCCTGAGCTCCCGCCCTTTCCGCTGCCAGGAGTGCCACAGGAGCTTCTCTGACTGCTTTACCCTGCGTGACCACCAGGGCTCCCATGCCTCCCTCAAGCCCTACGCGTGCCCTGAATGTGGCATGGTGTTCAGGCACCGCTCTGTCATGGAGGACCACCGTCGTAAGCACACAGAGGACACGCAAGGCCCCCACCAGTGCAACATCTGTGGGAAGCACTTCAAGTATTCCAGCCTCCTGCAACAGCACCAATACCTTCACACAGGCCAGAAACCCTTCCGCTGCCCAGACTGTGGCAAAACGTTTGCCTTAGCCCAGAACATGAAGGCGCACTGCCGCCAGCATAGACGGCACCCTCACGCCTGCCCTATTTGCCCCCTCACTTTCCCCGACCAGGGCAGTCTGCAGGCTCACGTGTCAAGCCACGAGACAGTCGCGGGACTAGATAAGGAGAACACAAACCACGGGGTGGAGCAAAAACGTATATTCAACTGTCCCCTCTGTCCTCAGAACTTTCCTTCACCAGCTGACCTGAGGGCTCACATGCTGATCCATGAAGGAGAGCATGAGAGGATGGAGAACGGGGCGTGTAAAGACTGGGAAACAAACAGTTACACCTGTCCCCACTGTCCTGCCACCTACTCTGACCAGTCTAATATGATGGCCCACCTGACAACTCACGCATCTGCCCGGGTCAGTGTAGAGAGGCAGGGTAATGGACTTGAAGTAGGGAGATCTGCTCCACTTAACACTGCCAACATCCCAGGGAGGTGGCATAGGGAGGAGATGAGTAGTAAGCCTTTAAAGTGTCCAGACTGTGGCAAGTCGTTTCGTCACCGCTCAGTGTTAACACTGCACATGCGTATTCATTCCAAGGACAAGCCTTACCAGTGCAAGGTGTGCAATAAGTCCTTCAGATTCAACAGCTACCTGCAGCAGCACATGATAATTCACACCGGGGAGAAGCCATACAAGTGCCCAGACTGCAGCAAGGACTTTGCTTTCCTGCAGAACATGAGAACCCATCAGAGGCTGCACACACAGAAACCGTTCCGCTGCACAAAGTGCCGTAAGGGCTACAGCGACGAGAATCAGCTTCAGCGCCATTTGCTGTCACACAACGGCGAAAAGCCCCACAAGTGCCACCTCTGCGAAAAGAGCTTTGGGCTGGCCTACCTGCTGCGGGACCATCTGAACACCCACACAGGTGAGAGGCCCCATCGCTGTCAGGAGTGCCACAAGACATTCCCCTGGCTCGGCAGCCTGCTGGTGCATCAGAAAATCCACGCTCGAAAGCGCCAGGGGTCGAGTCAGCCTTACTCTTTTCCAATGGCCATGAGGATAAGAGGCAGGGGTAGCAGGGGCCGGAGCGGAGGCAGGCTGGCATCAGGCTGGCCCAGGTGGGGTGGAATGGGGCAATCAGGTATGGACACCCCCCAACAAACACCTCCATATCAAGTCCCAATGTCAAGGAGTCCTGAGTGGCAGAGGAGGCCGGCCCAGCCACAGCCTCCCATGTTTTCATCCCAGATGGATATGCAGCAGCCAGGGGAGAGGTCTGCGAGAAGGCCTCCACCAGTCCACCAACAGTGGCGGGTGGAAGGTGGAGAACTGAGGCCTGTCCCACTGCCTAACCAGTCTCAACCGTCTCAGGATCCTGAAAGACAACCAGCACCTGTCCAACAGCAGCCATCTCCACCAAGACAGCCACAGCAGGTACCACAGTCTCCACTGATACAACAACAAttacagctacagctacagccACATCTACAGCCGCAGCTGCTCCAACAGCAGGTTCAACATCATCTACAGTCTCCGCTGATCCAACAGCAATTACAGTGGCAGCAACAAGGTGgacagctccagccccagccagTACCACAGCAGCAGTGGCCGCCTGACAGACAGTTGGTCCAGCTCCAGCAAAAGCTGCCCTGGTTACCAGATGCTCTGCCCCGGCCCGCCCCACCACAGCATCCCCAGCAGTGGCAGTCAGAGGGCCTGCCTCGGccacccccacaacaacagcCTGGCCTTAGTGCATCTCAGAGCCTAGAACCCCCTCCTCCAGGAGAAAGTGGAGGGACCATGCCCTTGGATAACAAAACACCCCCAGTGGCCAGGCCACAGAACCCCAGCCCATTAGCTGTGAGTGAGCAGGAGCAACACCGGCAACAGCCGAAGCCCATGAGCTGGGGTAACACACCCACTACACCACCAGCCCCCACACCGAGCTCTGTTCAGCTTGACTTCCCTGGGTCCCCCATTTACATGGATGGGGCTGCTTTGTGGGGTGGGCTGAGGACCTCTCCAGCAGTGCCAACATCCCAGAGCTCATCAAACAAGCTGGGCCAAGAGCTTAAGCTGCCAAGATGGTCGAGCGTCTCAGTGCCAATGCAGAAAGCTGTTAATGAATCATCCACACCTCCTAGAAAAGAGGACACTAGAGTTTGGGACTTTAATGCACCTCTGGTAATGTCCCCAACTGTTAGTTCATCAGAGAAAGCTGGGCGTGAGCAGAATAAACAGTGGTCTCCAGCTCTACTCAGTACATCCTCCTCAGCTCAGATGGGCCACAGCGCTGTCATGTCAATTTCAAGCCCTCCATCTCATGGGTTGGGAGGTAGTCCTTGGGATTTCAAAGCATCCCCCTCACACAAATCAGGCCTTAGCCAGGAgttagagcagcagcagcaaataTCCTCCAGCTGGACCAATGTACCCACATCCACCCAGAATGTTCCCATCTCCATTCAATATGACCCGCAACGTTTCACTCACGGGGTGGGACCCACTGTGTGGGGTTTCCAAACCACTCCAGCTGGCCCTCAGCAGCAGCCAATGGTAACAGGCACTCAAATCATCGTAAATCAgacctctcctttcttctctcctctccctccgctCCCTCCTCTTAGTTTGCCTGGCCCACACCCTCTTCACTCTGTAGCGGTCGGCTCTCTACCAAGGCCTCCACACCCAAACATTTTCTTCACGCCACAGGCGGTCATGAGTGAGAGGCCACACATGCCACAGACCCTGTCACTACCTCAGCTAGCCCCACGGCCTGTTCCTCACAAACTGGGCCGTTTGCCTTATGCCCCAGACCGCCTTCTCCAGTGCATGATCTGTGGGTGCTCTCTACCCCGGGAGTTGGACTTGCAAATGCACTACATGCAGCATGCACAAGGAGAGATTTGA